The Tolypothrix sp. NIES-4075 genomic interval ATTTCGTAGCGTCGAATGGCACGACTACCCCGCATTTGGTGTAACCAAGTGGTGATTTCTAGGGTATCGCCGGCGACTGCTGGGCGCAGATACTCAATCTGTACGCGCCGCATGACGAATACGCCCGCCAATTCTCGGTACACGTCTAAAGTTAAGCCTAAGTGTTCTGAGTGTTCAATCGCTGCCTGTTCTAAATAATTTTGGTAAACGGCGTTGTTGACATGTCCCAAAGCATCCATTTCGTAGTGCCGAACCCGCAATAAAGTCTTGAATTTTTCCATTGGTTATGATTCCTGAGTGATGCAGTGCTGTATGTAGTCGGCGCTTCAGCGCGCTTTGCGCCGACTACTAAAGAGTTATCAAGCGTGCGTTAAGAATGTTTTCAAGTTTATTAAATTTTCCTAGTTTAAACGCTCAATTATGAGAAGATAAATATTAGGTTAAAAAGAAAAATTTTCTTTT includes:
- a CDS encoding acyl-CoA thioesterase translates to MEKFKTLLRVRHYEMDALGHVNNAVYQNYLEQAAIEHSEHLGLTLDVYRELAGVFVMRRVQIEYLRPAVAGDTLEITTWLHQMRGSRAIRRYEIRKQNQDELLVTAEALWVWVEAKTMRPRPIPSALLVENYTE